TTCTACATCTTTCAGCGAGAGCGGTCGCAATTCGGCGATGCGCACCTGATCAGGCTTGTTTGGTAGAGCCAGGGTGGCGGGTGCGGCCAGGTTTTGCAGGCTGGGGTCGAGCTTGGTGGCCGCGGGTGCCAGCACACTGGCGTCCGACTTGGGGCGTGCCCCCTTCACCTGCGGTGCCAGAGGCAGAGGCTCCTGAACACTGGCCGTTGGCTGCTCTTGCGCAAAGCCGGTGCTCGAGAGTGCCAGCAGACCGGAGCCAGCTGCAGCGAGCCAGGTCTGGAAGGATCGCGTCACCGAAAAACTCTGCCCGTATAAAAGTCGTCCCGGCGAGCTTAGTCAGTTCAGGTGGCGATGCCCAGACAGGCGGCCACGATCTCATCTGCACCTCCCACCAGCTGCACGGGCACCGGCAGCTGGGCTGCAACTGCCTCGAGGGTTTGGTCGTCGAGAAACACCGGCTCCCCTTGCCGCAGCATCACAGCAGGCAGCAGCAGTTCCTCACCCAGATCGCGGCCCGCGAGTCCCTCCAGGAGGTCGGACCCTGTCAGCAGGCCTGTCACCACTTGGTCCTGCCCCCAGTAAGGGCTCGGCAGGCCATGCAACAACACATCCAACCCCTCCACCGCATTCAGCCGATCCACAGCAGGTTGCAGCGCTTCCGCCACCAGCAAGCCCACCACCCAGCTCACCCGCCGCGGCTGTGGCAGAGCGGCGGGAAGGGAGGCGGTGGCCTCATCCATCGCTTCGAGAAAGGCGCGGATGCTGCCCACACCGTTGCCTTCCTGCGGCAAATCCTCGTAATCGTCGCGAGGGGGCAGCGGATAGCCCGCCATCAGATACCACTCATCGGAGAGCCAGGCGAAGCGACTGCCGAGCTCCCCCTGGAAACGCTGCTGCAGCGGCTCCACCTGGGCGATCACCCGCTGGGCGCAAGTGCGATCCACCGGCATCAGCCCATCCCCCTCGGGCCGGTAGCGGGTTAAGCCCACGGGCACCACCGCAGCTGACAGCACCGCCGGCCACTCACCGGCGGCGAAGCTCGCTAGGTCCGTGAGCGTGCGCTCCAGGGCATCGCCATCGTTGAGCCCAGGGCACACCACCACCTGGGCATGGATCTGCAACTCCCGTTGCTGGAACCAGGCCAACTGCTCCATCAGCAGGGCGGCCCTGGGATTCACCAACAACTTCGAGCGCAGCTCCGGTTCGGTGGCGTGCACCGACACAAACAGGGGGGAGAGCCGCTGCTCCTCAATGCGCTGCCAGTCAGCGGCGGTGAGGTTGGTGAGGGTGAGATAGGAGCCGTAAAGGAAGCTGAGGCGGTAGTCGTCGTCTTTGAGATAGAGGCTGCGGCGATGGCCAGGGGGCTGCTGATCGATGAAGCAGAACGGGCAATGGTTGTTGCACTGCCTGAGGCCATCAAACAGGGCCTCGCTGAAGGCCAAACCCAGCCCCTCATCGGCATCCTTCTCCAGCTCCACCACGTGCACGGTGCCGTCTGGGTCCTGCACTTCAAGGGTGAGGTCTTCGGCGCAGACCAAAAACTGCAGATCAATCAGATCACGGGGGCGAACGCCATTCACGCTCAGCAACCGATCACCGGGCTGGATGCCCAGCTCGTCGCCGATCGATTCCGGCTCCACCGCATCCACCAACGCTGGCTGCGGCAGCCGCATGTGCTCCGCATCCACCAGGGGAACACCGGCCGAGGGTTCCTTCCACACAGGCGCTGCCCGTTTGTGCTTGCTGCACCCAGTGTGAGCGCTCAGCCCGCCAGGCGACCAACCCAGAGCAGCAGCCCAACGCCGAAAAAGAGTCGGTAGCCCACAAACCACCAGGTGCTGTGGTGCTGCAGAAAGCGCAACAGCCAGGCAATCGCTAGCCACGACACCACCGCTGAGGTGGCAATGCCCACCAGCAGAGGCAGCACCCCACCAGCGAGGGGCTGGCTGAAGGCGTCTTTGAGCTCCACCAGGCCGGCCAGGGTGATCGCCGGAATCCCCAACAAAAACGAAAAGCGGGCGGCATCGGCGCGCTGCCAGCCATCCAACAGCGCTGCCGTGAGGGTGCTGCCGGAGCGGGAGACCCCCGGAATCAAGGCCAGGGCCTGCGCCAGGCCCACCCACACGCCATCGCGTACAGCCACCTGCTCCAGCACACGGCGGCGGCGGCCCACGCGCTCCGCCAAGGCCAGCAACAGCGCCATCACGATCGACACCAGCGCAATCGAGGTGAGGCTGCGCAGGGGCGACTGGTCAAAGTTGGGCACGCAGAGCTTGATCGCCAGGCCCGCCACCAGGATCGGGAGCGTGCCCAACGCGATCGCCAAGCCGAGCCGGGCTTGGGGATCGTCCCAACGGCGCTGGCGCAAGCCCTGGCTCACGCCGGCCAGCACCTGGCGCAGGTCGTCGCGGAAAAAACCCACCACAGCAAGGATGCTGCCGAGCTGGATCACCGCGGTCACCGCCACACCCGGATCACCCCAGCCCAGCAGCACCGGCACAACCTTCAGATGGGCGGTACTGCTGATCGGCAGGAATTCCGTGAGCCCTTGCACCACGCCCAAGACGAAAAAGCGCCAGCAGGCTTGAAGCACCCCGAACGGGTCCGTCGGGGGCATGGCAGCGAACACCGCAAGAGAGGCAGCACTTCGGCGACCCTATGGCGCCAAGGCGGCACTGACCAGCAACGGGAACACCAGAGGCGTCCTTTAAGGTTGCACAACTTTCTTCACACACCGGTGATCGGGGTTCCGCCCAACCTCACGGTGGCCGCGATGCCCCCCAACGCCCGCCTGGCCTCGAGCCGCGAGCAGGCCAGCGTTGGAATTGGAATCAGCCTGGCGGGTGCTCTTCTGGTAGCCCTGCCCGTGTTCCTGCAGGCTCCCTGGGTGCGGTTGGCCCCCTTCAGCGCCGCCCTGTTCACCGCTCCGCTCCTCGTGCTTGGCCTGGTGCTGGCGGAGCACACCAACCCCAACGTGAGCCGCGCCGGCACGCTTCTGGTGGGGTTCAGCGGCAGCTGGCTGGGGGGCTGCTTGTTCTGGGGCTGGTGCCGGCTGCATCCGCTCTGGCACCTGCCGATCGAAGCCTTTGCCTTTCCGTTGGCTCTGGGCGGGCTGAAGACCCGCTGGCGCCTGGCGGCCAGTTTTTATCTCGCCTCGCTGCTGGGCACCGCCTGCACCGACGGCGTGATGGCGATCACGGGCGTGATGCGCCACTGGACCGAGGTGCTGCTCGCCCCCACCCACCAGGCGCCTCTCCAGTTGCAGATGGCCGCACTGGAAGTGATGCAGCCCATGCCACTGGCGGTCACGCTGCTGGCCGGTGCCCTACTGCTGGGCCTCTGCCGGCGCTTTTGGCAGCATCCAGATCCCGCCTGGCGACTGGCGGCGTCAGCGATGGCCACCACCCTGGCGGTGGACGGTCTGTTTCTGGCGGCTGCCCTCTGGGCACCGCAGCTGAGCGGCCTGATCTGAAGAACTGCAAAAGCCTGTCCGCCGCGCTTCAACGGGCAGGCATCTCACCTGTAGCTTTGCAAAGCTGCTTGGCAGTCCCTGTGATTCCCGTTCAGACGGAGACTTCGATGAAACGGCTGGTTTCGTGGCTCATGAGTGGCGTGCTGCTGGCCAGCCTGCTCTTCGGCCTGGTGATGGCACCCACAGCCCAGGCCGCCGATCTCAGCAACGTTGCCGACGAGAAAATCGCCGAGCGCGGCGACAAGGTGGACCTGAACAACTGCTCGGTGCGCCGCTTCCAGGCCTTCCCTGGCATGTATCCCACCCTCGCCGGCAAGATCGTGCTGGGCGGGCCCTACAACAGTGTTGACGATCTGTTCAACCTGGATCTCACCGATCGCCAGAAGGAACTGGTGGAGAAGTACAAGAACAACTTCACGGTGACCCCGGCTTCCATCGCCCTTAACGAAGGTTTCGACCGCATCAACGACGGTCAGTACCGCTGATGGCGTCGACGTTGAACGTCGAGCTGTAAATTCCCTCATCGGTTCAAGCCGTCGGGCCATCCCGGCGGCTTTTTTTGTTGCCCTTCACGCTTCGGGCTCCGTGGTTCAGCTGCCCTCCAACTGGGATGTGATCGTGGTGGGCGGGGGCGCCGCAGGGCTGATGGCGGCCCTGGAGCTGCCGGCGGAGCTGCGGGTGCTGCTGCTCAGCAAAGACCATGCCCCCCGCTCTTCCAGCCGCTGGGCCCAGGGGGGCATCGCGGCCGTCACCAATGCCGACGACAGCTTCACCAGCCATCGCGACGACACCCTGAACGCCGGAGGCGGCCTGTGTGATCCACCCGCGGTGGAGCTGCTGGTGCGGGAGGCCCCAGCCTGCGTGGAGAGGCTGCTGGAACTGGGGATGGACTTCGATCGCCATCACGGCACACTGAGCACAACCCTGGAGGCAGCCCACAGCCACAGGCGCGTGCTGCACGCCCAGGACCGCACCGGTGGCGCCCTGGTGGATGCCCTGGAACGCCGGGTGCTGCAGCGCCCGGGGCTGGTGCGCCTGCAGGGGGCCCTGGCCCTGCAGCTCTGGATCGATGCCGGCCGCTGCTGCGGCCTGCAGATGCTGCATGCGGGCAGCCTGCGCTGGCTGCAGGCCGGGGCCGTGGTGCTGGCCACCGGCGGCGGCGGCCACCTCTACGCGAACACCACCAACCCATCCCAGGCCAGCGGCGACGGCATCGCCATGGCCTGGCAGGCCGGAGCGGCAATCCGCGATCTGGAGTTTGTGCAGTTCCACCCCACGGCGCTGATGCTGCCGGGGGCGCCCCACTTCCTGATCTCAGAGGCGGTGCGCGGAGAGGGGGCACGCCTGATCGATGGCCATGGCGCCAGTCCGGTGAGCCATCTCCCCCAAGGCGACCTGGCCCCGCGGGATGCGGTGAGCCGCGCCCTGGTGCAGTGCATGCGCGAGCAACACCTGGAGCATGTATGGCTGGATCTGCGTCCGGTGGGCCGGGCCCGGCTTGAGCAGCAGTTCCCCACGATCCTCGGGCGATGCCGGGAACTGGGCCTCGAGCCCACCAGCAGCCCCATCCCGGTCGCACCGGCGGCCCACTACTGGATGGGCGGCGTGCGCACCAACGCAACCGCTGCCACCACCGTGGAGGGGCTCTACGCCGTGGGGGAGGCCGCCAGCACCGGCGTGCATGGGGCCAATCGCCTGGCCAGCAATTCCCTGATGGAGTGCCTGGTGTTTGCCCGTCAGCTGCGGCAGCTCGACTGTGCGCCAGCGCGTGCTCCACAACCCGCCACAGAGCAACCCCTCAGCGGCCTACCGGTGCCCACCGGCGAGCAATTCCGGCAAGTGGAGCGCAGCCTCGGCGAGCTGCGCCAGCTCTGCTGGCAGGTGGCGGGCGTGGAACGACAGGGCCATGCACTGCGGGAGGGCTTGCGTCGGATCCCGGCCCTGCGCGAACCGATCCAAGGCGACCCTTGGCTCCGGGCTTCGGCGGCGTTACCGCAGACCCGAACCTGCGCGCTAGGCACCACAGCCAGCGCCTGGATCAGCCGTGCGCACGACCTGCAGCAACGGCTGGTGGTGACCCAACTCCTCCTGGAGGCGGCCCTGTTTCGACAGGAGAGCCGGGGGGGGCATTTTCGGGTGGATGCCCCATCAGCCCAGCCGTTCTGGCAAAGACACACGCTGCAGCAACGCCATCAGCCGATTCACACCGAGGCCGTGGCCCCGCTCAGTTGAGCGCAGGGCCCTTGTAGCCGATCAGTTCAGCCAACTTGAGCAGCGGCTTCACACCGGAATCGAGGGAACCGTTGATTTCCCAGGTGGGGTAACCCTCAATCTTCTTGGCCTCACACAGCTCCTTCTGGCTGTTGCGGCCATCGGGGGCACACTCGATCACCGTGAGCTTTTCAGTGGCTTCCCGGCCGAACAGTTCCTTCTGGTCGTGGCAGTGAGGGCACCAGTAGGCGGTATACATCTTGGCCCCCTTGGCCGTGAGCTGCTCGGCCAGGGCGATGGTGGCAGCCGTGCTCTCGGCGCGCACAGGCGGGGCCACACCCTTGCCGGTCTCCAGCGCAGGCTGCCCCACGGAGGCCGCCCAGCCCAGCCCGATCACCCCCACCACCAGGGCGGTGATCAAGCCACGGAACAGCAGCTGGCCGCGATCCTCCCAGTCGCCCCCAAACAGGCTGAGCACCAGCAAACCGGTGCTGAGGGCCGCCGAGAGGATGCAGAAGGGGCAGCAATCGCGGATGGCAAAGGCCATCACCCCGATCAGCACAGCGCTGAACACCGTCATCCCGGTACCGAGCAGGGCCATCCCCCACCAGCTCGGTTGCGCCAGCCTCTGCCGGGCCTCTCCCTGCAGCACCAGCGGCACCACGGCCATCAGCAACATGGCGGCGTAGGCCAAAAAGCCAAACAGTGACAGGGGCTGGCCAAACAGGCTTCCCCAATCACTGGAGAGCACCTTCTCGCAGCCGTTGCAGCCGAAAAAGCCCTTGCTGCTGCAGCTCAGCGACGGCAGCACGCCCCACGCTTTCAAGGTGATCGAGCCGGTATCGATCACACCGATGGTGGCCAGCACGGCCATCACCACCCGGATCCATTTGCTGCCGGAGTCGCCGCGGCGCCGCTGGCCGGCTAGGCGCTCGCTGAGGCGAGAGGAGGTCACTCAGGAGAACTCACTGCTGGGCTGATTGTGGCAGGCACAATCGGCATGAGGTGAAGCTGATCGGTAGGGTTGGGGATTGGCCAGCGCGCGGCCCCTACCTTCAATCCGATGAGCCAAAGCACCGCGGCATCCACGGCGGCCCCATCCAGCAAACCCACCGTGGCTTTCGCCCATCTGGGCTGCGAAAAAAACCGGGTGGACACCGAGCACATGCTCGGTTTGCTGGCCCAGGCCGGCTACGGCGTGAGCGCTGATGAAACCGACGCCAACGTGGTGGTGGTGAACACCTGCAGCTTCATCCAAGACGCCCGCGAGGAATCGGTGCGCACCCTGGTGGAGCTGGCCGAACAGGGCAAGGAGCTGATCATTGCCGGCTGCCTGGCCCAGCACTTTCAAGACGAATTGCTCGAAAGCCTTCCTGAGGCCAAAGCAATCGTGGGAACCGGCGACTACCAGCACATCGTGAGTGTGCTGGAGCGGGTGGAAGCCGGCGAGCGGGTGAAGCAGGTGAGCGCCAATCCCACCT
The sequence above is drawn from the Synechococcus sp. HK05 genome and encodes:
- a CDS encoding TIGR03279 family radical SAM protein, coding for MWKEPSAGVPLVDAEHMRLPQPALVDAVEPESIGDELGIQPGDRLLSVNGVRPRDLIDLQFLVCAEDLTLEVQDPDGTVHVVELEKDADEGLGLAFSEALFDGLRQCNNHCPFCFIDQQPPGHRRSLYLKDDDYRLSFLYGSYLTLTNLTAADWQRIEEQRLSPLFVSVHATEPELRSKLLVNPRAALLMEQLAWFQQRELQIHAQVVVCPGLNDGDALERTLTDLASFAAGEWPAVLSAAVVPVGLTRYRPEGDGLMPVDRTCAQRVIAQVEPLQQRFQGELGSRFAWLSDEWYLMAGYPLPPRDDYEDLPQEGNGVGSIRAFLEAMDEATASLPAALPQPRRVSWVVGLLVAEALQPAVDRLNAVEGLDVLLHGLPSPYWGQDQVVTGLLTGSDLLEGLAGRDLGEELLLPAVMLRQGEPVFLDDQTLEAVAAQLPVPVQLVGGADEIVAACLGIAT
- a CDS encoding DUF3120 domain-containing protein, with protein sequence MIGVPPNLTVAAMPPNARLASSREQASVGIGISLAGALLVALPVFLQAPWVRLAPFSAALFTAPLLVLGLVLAEHTNPNVSRAGTLLVGFSGSWLGGCLFWGWCRLHPLWHLPIEAFAFPLALGGLKTRWRLAASFYLASLLGTACTDGVMAITGVMRHWTEVLLAPTHQAPLQLQMAALEVMQPMPLAVTLLAGALLLGLCRRFWQHPDPAWRLAASAMATTLAVDGLFLAAALWAPQLSGLI
- the nadB gene encoding L-aspartate oxidase, which produces MVQLPSNWDVIVVGGGAAGLMAALELPAELRVLLLSKDHAPRSSSRWAQGGIAAVTNADDSFTSHRDDTLNAGGGLCDPPAVELLVREAPACVERLLELGMDFDRHHGTLSTTLEAAHSHRRVLHAQDRTGGALVDALERRVLQRPGLVRLQGALALQLWIDAGRCCGLQMLHAGSLRWLQAGAVVLATGGGGHLYANTTNPSQASGDGIAMAWQAGAAIRDLEFVQFHPTALMLPGAPHFLISEAVRGEGARLIDGHGASPVSHLPQGDLAPRDAVSRALVQCMREQHLEHVWLDLRPVGRARLEQQFPTILGRCRELGLEPTSSPIPVAPAAHYWMGGVRTNATAATTVEGLYAVGEAASTGVHGANRLASNSLMECLVFARQLRQLDCAPARAPQPATEQPLSGLPVPTGEQFRQVERSLGELRQLCWQVAGVERQGHALREGLRRIPALREPIQGDPWLRASAALPQTRTCALGTTASAWISRAHDLQQRLVVTQLLLEAALFRQESRGGHFRVDAPSAQPFWQRHTLQQRHQPIHTEAVAPLS
- the psbU gene encoding photosystem II complex extrinsic protein PsbU: MKRLVSWLMSGVLLASLLFGLVMAPTAQAADLSNVADEKIAERGDKVDLNNCSVRRFQAFPGMYPTLAGKIVLGGPYNSVDDLFNLDLTDRQKELVEKYKNNFTVTPASIALNEGFDRINDGQYR
- a CDS encoding vitamin K epoxide reductase family protein, coding for MTSSRLSERLAGQRRRGDSGSKWIRVVMAVLATIGVIDTGSITLKAWGVLPSLSCSSKGFFGCNGCEKVLSSDWGSLFGQPLSLFGFLAYAAMLLMAVVPLVLQGEARQRLAQPSWWGMALLGTGMTVFSAVLIGVMAFAIRDCCPFCILSAALSTGLLVLSLFGGDWEDRGQLLFRGLITALVVGVIGLGWAASVGQPALETGKGVAPPVRAESTAATIALAEQLTAKGAKMYTAYWCPHCHDQKELFGREATEKLTVIECAPDGRNSQKELCEAKKIEGYPTWEINGSLDSGVKPLLKLAELIGYKGPALN
- a CDS encoding undecaprenyl-diphosphate phosphatase yields the protein MPPTDPFGVLQACWRFFVLGVVQGLTEFLPISSTAHLKVVPVLLGWGDPGVAVTAVIQLGSILAVVGFFRDDLRQVLAGVSQGLRQRRWDDPQARLGLAIALGTLPILVAGLAIKLCVPNFDQSPLRSLTSIALVSIVMALLLALAERVGRRRRVLEQVAVRDGVWVGLAQALALIPGVSRSGSTLTAALLDGWQRADAARFSFLLGIPAITLAGLVELKDAFSQPLAGGVLPLLVGIATSAVVSWLAIAWLLRFLQHHSTWWFVGYRLFFGVGLLLWVGRLAG